From the genome of Palaemon carinicauda isolate YSFRI2023 chromosome 36, ASM3689809v2, whole genome shotgun sequence:
CAGGCCACTTTTAGCGTGTATGGGGTTATTTTGAACTGAAGGTAGGCCGAAAAAGGGACCGGATGAACTGAAGCCAATGTCGAAATCTAGCCGCCTCTCGCCATTCGTACGAAGATTATCACATATGTACGATTATTTCGAGACCGGTGTGATGTACGATAATTTCGAGGATTGAGATAGAAATGAAATGTGGAACCTTTTGTGTTTCCATGAACATTTTATCAAAATAGTTCTTCAAAATCAATAGATTTGCCAATGTTGTTCTTTCTGGTTGTATTCCTGTTAAAAAGGTTAGCCTACTATTCCTGTGGGACCGTAGGTGGGAGCAATAAGTCAAGAGATTAACTCGATGGAAGGAGAAAGGTTACGCATTACCTTGGCATAGGATTAGCGAAGCTTTTAATCGATTGAAAATGTATTCTATCAGACACGAAAACAACAATATCGAAGATCTTGTTTTAGAGATACTTTTACTATTGGAATTTTCTCTTAGAATAAGAATCAGTTATTTGTTATGAATATCTACAACAATTAATACGTTTATGTTTTAAATAATTGAGGTGTATATTAAAGAGTCATGTCTGCAGAATTAATTTTTAATTGTCTTTATGATCCATTTAATTGAAGTCTTGACCATTTTTATTGACTTTTGCAGAAACGTCATTGTGTTTTCTTCAGTCAGACTAAATAGTTATTACGATATTGCACTGCATGAAAATGTTTCGTTGCTATGTAAGGAATTATTAATGTCATTTATAGAAAGACAGTGCGTAATAAAACCCATTTTTTTGAAATAGATCCATTTAGAGTAGAAAATTAACTCTAGGTAACGGAGTTAGAAACAGTTCACTATTatacaaaaaatgtttttttaacagaagcgttttatatatatatatatatatatatatatatatatatatatatatatatttattatcatattatatcatatactgtacatatatatatatatatatatatatatatatatatatatatatatatatatatcatgtcatatcatatatatagcctatatatgaatatatgaatatatatatatatatatatatatatatatatatatatatatatatatatatattttatatatatatatatatatatatatatattttatatatatatatatatatatatatatatatatatatatatatatatatatatatatatatatatatatacatatatatatacacacagatacaggTCTAACATATTCTGTataaatataggagagagagagagagagagagagagagagagagagagagagagagagagagagagagagagagagagcgtgctatTTCAAGTTACTCAACTCATTTTGATACTTGACAGGGTTGTCAGATTATCTCCTCTGAATTATCCTACATgggccttaaaattatcgtttttttttttttgttcacccaAAATTATCGTATACGCTCTTAGCATATTATGGAGTAACATAAATGACTTATTTAAAGGTATTTTAGTAtatttgtttaattaaacacacaaacacacacacacacacacacacacacacacacatatatatatatatatatatatatatatatatatatatatatatatatagtagtctacataaggaaaattgaaagttgtgtatatgtagaaatgctcaacagtttcgtccgccaatggacctcttcttggagcgtttattatacaaagaatgtggtacagcaatgtgttgaatatagaaactcacttttgatagcatttttggactatgaaaaagcctttgatagtgtgcaccggccaattttgtggagagtcctgcgttattatggagttcctcttaaatatgtaaatttgattaagtttgatCATGAGCgtagcatgtgcaaagttaatgttagtggagtcctattaaacgaatttccagtggacagtggagtactccaagggaatgtgttgtcacccatgttgtttatcctccttatggattttttaatgcatagaacagttggagatggtggagaaggattggactggatgactaacaggaaatttgctgacctaaactatgctgatgacgctgtcattagcagaacaccataggacttgcaaagcttgcttaccagaatgcatgaaatatcacacgaggttgtacTCCAGatgaatagaaggaagacagagatgatgaggacagAATAtgcaaagaaagatgaaatataattaggaggagaaaggattaatgaggtagaatcatttgaatatttagtaactatgatcgaTAATACATGGGCTTAAGAATTGGagtgtaatgaaagattgaaaaaagcaaatcagacaatgactagattaagtaaaatttggaaatcaaatcgtctaaaattacatataaaaatcaggctatatatcagtttagtgagatcaacattactgtatggacatgaatcgtggtataacaatgaaaaaatatccaacagattttgtagatttgagaacaaaaccttcagaaggatattgggagtttaaaggcaggacaagattagttcaccaaactttcaactgggctccacaaggcaccagaagagttggaagaccctggcttaCATGACTGATAGAAAGAAGACACCCTCTTCCTTGTATAACTTTATTTAGTCAAAATGATGACTAATGAGTCACCTGGAACACAGGAGATACAAACATAAATAATAGAATATACAAACATAAGTAATAGAATAAACTGAGGTAaataacatatctatctatctccttTCCTAGGGGGCAGTTTTAAAGGGTATGAATAAAACTTGATGGGCTGGAAACAGTAACTTGTGAAAGTTCTGTAATAGGCCTGTTTGCcaaaatatgaaaacatcaatAGTTTTTGGAGCACTTGATCAGTTCACATAGCCTGATTAAAAATCATACATGTGACCTAAAGGCCATTCATTAATAGCACTTCCATGCACTTAATATAGAGACCTCATCTCTCTTgcggggccggggggggggggatcattGTGACCCACCGAAGACCCTGGGCTCAAAGTGAACAGTCACTAATCCTTAAAATGTTGTTTTAAAGGCACCGTTTCCCTAACGCATGGGTTGTTATGAGTCATAAGACACCTCAGGGATAAAGGTAGCTTAGTAACTAGTGGAACAGTTTTGACTCGGGTGAGGACGGACCCGATGGAGTGGTGACTGGTTCCTgttgatccaataactgcatcggAGTTGTAGCTGTAGGCCCTGGGGTTGTGAGCTGTGGAGTCGTTGGCTCTGTATATGGGACTTCAACTGGAGCTGGTGCAGCTTCTGGCTCAGGTGGACCTTGTGCAACCTCAGTCATGGTAGGTGCGGTGCTCGCGGGCTGGTTGAGGCTGGTTCTGGGGTGTGTGCGAAGTATGGGATCAATCCTATCAGGAGGAGACTGGGATGGTGGGAATCTCCTAAGATGTTGGCGATTTCTGAGTGTCACTGTATCAGATCCATCGACCAGATTAGCATACTGATGGAACTGGCGGACCTCGGTAACTACTCCAGTGCGGTCCCAGTGTCTAGGGTGATTGCCTACCAGGTTCTGTAAGTGCATATGATCCCGACTTTCAATGGTGGCAGTTGTGTGGTAAGTAAGGACCACTTCTCACATTCTCGTGAGTGGCGCTTTGCCAAGGCCACTTCCCTGTTCTTCATTGTTTCTTGCCATGTTTTGTGAGGGCAGTATCTACACAACGGAATGGAAAGGGGTCTCTGATAGGTCTGCCAAATAGGACTCTCGCTGGCGAGGTATTCGTTTCCGAGTCTACCGAGTTCCGGTAAATAAGCATCGCTCTCTGGAATCTGTTTATGTTGAGGGATCCAGCTGGTCCTGTGCTGTCAGTGAGCATCCTCTTGACAGTTTTCACTGCAGCCACGGCTCTGCAGTTAGCACGGGAATTAGCGACAGAGGTTAGATGTTGATGTACACCCCAAGATGACAAGAATTCTTGAGTCTTGCAGGATGTGAATTGGGGTCCCCCATCTGAAGTTAGCTCTTCTGGGATTCCAAATGTGACAAATGATTCGCGTAAGTGCTTCATCAGACCATCTGCTCTTAAATGAGATCTGAATACCATGGGCCCACTAGAGTATCTGTCCACCAGGACTAGGTATTCAGTGTTGTTGTGAAGGAAGTAGTCACAACAAACCTTCTAGAATGGGTCATCTGGCGTCCTGATGTCACTTGGTGGTTGCACTGCACTTGATTTGACGATCCTATGACACAGGACACATTCTTCCCTTACTCTACTAATGCCAGTTGAGAGGCCAGGATGCTTCTCCTTAAGGAAGTGGGTATGACGATTCTGTGTCCCATCAGGATGACACAATCAAAACAAGAGAGGCTTTGTGTGTAGCAATGAAAGCTGTGAAGGGCTGGTGGGAGATCCTGGCACCTCGACGGCATACCATTTTGCAGAATGTCTGCAAGTTCAGGAAGGATTTCATCTGAAGACATCGCCTCCCTGACCATTTCCCATGTGACCATGTTGGAAGATAGAGTGTAGTGTGAGGAATGCTGCAGCATGTTCAGGGTTGTCTTCTGCCAGGTCCACAACATCCATGGCATCGAGGACAGAGTGTTGAGAAGAAGGCAAACTGTCCTGGCTGGTTTCCTCTTTCGTCGTTATGGGGGGATATCGTGACACAGCATCCGGTCCTTTATTCTTCAAACCAGAGACATGCACTAAGGTGAACCGGTATGCTAATGTTTTCTCTTTTAGGTTGAGAAGTCTTCTGTTACTGACTTCAGTGAGAGAGTGGTCATTAAGAATCCTGAGGAGTGGTTTATGGTCCCTGGCTATAATGAGGTTGGCGCACCCAAGGATGTAGTATCTCGTTTGGTGAAGAGCATATGCCACTGCAAGGGCCTCTCCTTCAATGGGGGCATAACAAGTCTCGGCTGGAGTTGCAAATCTACTCCTTACCAAACAAAGCTTCCAAAGCAGCATGACGGGCTCTTGGATGTGCACAGACAATATTTCTGCCTCAAAAAGAGTCCAACTCCATCCACAGACCAGTCGGTTTGCAGACATGTAGTACGGGAAGGATCAAATAGTCTGACGCCGTCCCTCATTTCTGACACAATGGCTTCCTTCGACTGTTCAAACAGCTTGTTAAGTTTCTCATTCCAGGTGAACTTTGTTGATGGTTTGAGAAGGTGTCAGAAAGGTTTCATTTGTTTGGCCACAGCAAAGGCATATGCTCCTTGGTTAACCAGTCCAAACCATGCTCTTGCTCCAGATATATCctttggtgttgggaaatttagaaCAGAGTTCAAGAATTTCGAGCTTGTTTTGACATTTGTGGCTGTCACCGTGAGCCTAGTAAACTCCACTGAATCATGCACAAACTGGAATTTTCTCAGGTTAAGGGTGATGCCATTTCGTGAACTGATATCAAGCCATTCACAGGTTTGGAAGAAAGATGCCTCAATTGACTTTGCCCACATACAAGTATCAACACATTTCACTTTGTCTTGGAAGTCTGCAATGATGCTGTCAAATCTATGAGTGTATGCATCACTACTAGCAAGAAATCCTTGGGGTGTGACCATGTACCGGAGTGTACCCCATAGGGCGATGACGGTGGTAATGTGTCTGTCTTCTTCACGGAATGGTACCGAGTGATATCCGTTGCATGCATCTGTGATAGACTTTTTAGTGTTCTGAGGGATTCGATCAGCAAGATGGAATGGACTAGGGACATGATGGGTCTGTCGTACAGCATGACGGTTCTGTGGTTGTAAGTCGACTGTGCATCTGGGGCTTCCATCAGCTTTAGCTGTGACAACCATCCTGGAGCACCATGTGACGGGTGTGTTTCGACTGACCCGTTCAAGAACTCCAGTACCAACATGGGGCCATGGCAAACTGCAACTTGCCTAtccaaatgtgtttactacccattttcaatactttttatgtactatactgtatttttttctaatattagactgtttttatgaataaaatgttttcaaatctttgagaactttgtcctgccaAAGTATGGGCACAAAGGCAGGTTTGTGCACAGCCACAGGTTTGGCTTCTGGGTCAATCTGTAATTTCAAGGGTTCACATTTCGTCATGGGGAAGGGTTGGTGCTCACAGGTGTTGAAAGCAGTGTCACCATAATAGTCCAGGAGCCAATCCTTGAGTGCTGGCACATCTTCCTCTGTAGCTGTTAGTCCTGGTGGCAACAACTTTGgtaattggtggggggggggggggtggcagttcTTGACCTCATTTGGGGCAATGGGAGGCCAGGTCATTCATGCTCTAAAGGATGACATAAGGTCAGATGCTACCTCAGGGAAGTTTGCTGAAAGGACACCCAGCTTCTCCAGTGCTTCTCTGCATAAGATTGCTTTTTCCATCTTTAAAGACATACCAACTGTTTGGCTGACCTAACAGATATTGTCTGATCATGGATGCATGAGTGAACAATTATAACTCCCTCGATACCCAGGTCCTCCCTAATGGCGCCAAGCATAGTGAGCTTCACTGGCATGATGTCATTCTTGGTGTAACCCATGGCCAACGCAGACTTGATAGGGATCACCGAGCTCTGGCATCCAGAGTCGGGGACCATAGGAATGGATAGCCTCTTGAGTCTTGAGCTGTCACTGATGGGGTCACCAAGCTCTTCCTGGTCTTCCTGCAAGGGTATCAGGTCAACTATAATTGTGGGATGCGCTTTTGAGGGGTGTTCAATCCATCTAGCATCGAAGATATGGTGGACTATCTGTGATCGGTTTGGATGCTGTTGGTCACTGCTCCCGTGAAGACTCGAGCTACACAACTGGTCAAAGGCTAGCAGGTCATCTTCTACCTAAAATGCATTAACCTTATCCTTCTCTTTGGATTCCCGGTGAGATTGCAGTCCTCTTGAATCCTTGCTCTGGGTGCAAAATTTGGACGAGCTGTCTCTATGTCCCCACTTATGGCAAGTTGAACATTTGCTACATGCTGAGGTGTAATGTCCTTTAATGGTCCTTAATCTACTTAAATACTCGTGAATTAATCTCTATGAAATACTATTATTTTTGTCTCTAATCTATTTAAACCGTCGTGAAATTAACGACATGAAATACTAGTATTTTCATACAGTCTACTTAAACATTCGTGAATTTAACGTTATGAAAC
Proteins encoded in this window:
- the LOC137628521 gene encoding uncharacterized protein encodes the protein MVVTAKADGSPRCTVDLQPQNRHAVRQTHHVPSPFHLADRIPQNTKKSITDACNGYHSVPFREEDRHITTVIALWGTLRYMVTPQGFLASSDAYTHRFDSIIADFQDKVKCVDTCMWAKSIEASFFQTCEWLDISSRNGITLNLRKFQFVHDSVEFTRLTVTATNVKTSSKFLNSVLNFPTPKDISGARAWFGLVNQGAYAFAVAKQMKPF